The following proteins come from a genomic window of Euwallacea fornicatus isolate EFF26 chromosome 9, ASM4011564v1, whole genome shotgun sequence:
- the LOC136341057 gene encoding uncharacterized protein, with the protein MVAFKGVILLTVIHIFASQVICVKKNRSLLLRKKRYVTFPEGASFSAVICLTSQMGITDGATIFSEGINWGLVYDLPNQTAPFLDYFAPAQKRRNRRELYRKVEDILSSMGYNGRQCILRSLCEASRMFKKREDSLLYHILSVIFTFPKEPILPHEHDDHKIYNWASLIGEEDDPRDERGVEDKCVDFFQCPFSLVQMALGYYSNINNDAYYDVINETRN; encoded by the exons ATGGTCGCTTTCAAGGGTGTGATTTTACTCACTGTAATTCACATTTTTGCTTCGCAAGTAATttgcgtaaaaaaaaataggagcCTCTTGCTAAGGAAAAAACgttatgtgacttttccagaagGAGCATCTTTTTCG GCTGTTATTTGCCTTACCTCCCAAATGGGAATTACTGATGGGGCCACCATCTTCTCAGAGGGAATTAACTGGGGTTTAGTATACGACCTACCGAACCAGACAGCACCATTTCTGGATTATTTCGCTCCGGCTCAGAAGAGAAGAAATCGTCGAGAATTGTATAGAAAGGTCGAAGATATTCTCAGCTC tatgGGCTATAACGGTCGGCAATGCATATTGCGGAGCCTATGCGAGGCAAGTCGCATGTTCAAAAAACGCGAAGATAGCCTACTTTATCACATTTTAAGTGTGATTTTCAC gttTCCCAAAGAACCGATTTTGCCGCACGAACATGATGAtcacaaaatttacaattggGCGAGTTTAATTGGTGAGGAAGATGATCCAAGAGATGAAAGAGGTGTCGAAGACAAATGTGTAGATTTCTTCCAATGTCCGTTTTCTTTGGTGCAAATGGCATTGGGATACTattcaaacataaataatgATGCTTATTATGATGTAATTAATGAAACGAGGAATTAA
- the LOC136341097 gene encoding uncharacterized protein has product MRTIQILIVSIFLNFLTTSASENQTILSRRRRFLVFPEGSSLQVVFDLTYPAQALEGNLITFGNTATIGWELPSTPIFLDEKFKKKEKTVETTTVEIVHDHHDEIYQPELSSDYSRWSTGNHRNYHEAQSSVRFYPYNGKKYNGQIRNYYHQMGPSNFWRQMYYPGYLSYSSQQQTGKRFKRTVAQHIQRRSRREVFKRVEKLLSSLSKDGKSCVLKTICQVKKLLSKKGTFWEEIVKAIFRSKFDLNPDEDHYDQAFNENHDCEQMYPTCKGHVMSKLFRNKLKK; this is encoded by the exons ATGAGAACTATCCAgattttaattgtttcaattttcctcaattttctCACGACTTCGGCCTCGGAAAACCAAACGATTTTGTCCCGAAGGAGACGGTTCTTGGTTTTCCCTGAGGGCAGTTCATTGCAAGTCG tttttgacTTGACTTATCCAGCACAGGCACTGGAAGGAAATCTGATTACTTTCGGTAACACAGCTACTATCGGTTGGGAATTGCCATCAACGCCTATATTTctggatgagaaattcaagaaaaaggaaaagacAGTTGAGACCACAACTGTGGAAATTGTTCACGATCATCATGATG AGATCTATCAACCTGAGCTTTCTTCGGATTACTCAAGATGGAGCACTGGCAATCATAGGAATTATCACGAAGCTCAGTCCTCTGTGAGGTTTTATCCCTACAATGGAAAGAAGTATAACGGCCAAATTAGGAACTATTACCATCAAATGGGACCCTCAAATTTCTGGCGTCAGATGTACTATCCCGGATATCTGTCTTATTCAAGTCAGCAACAAACTGGCAAAAGATTCAAACGCACTGTGGCTCAACACATTCAGAGACGCAGCAGAAGGGAGGTATTCAAGAGGGTTGAAAAATTGCTCTCGTC GTTAAGCAAGGATGGTAAAAGTTGCGTACTAAAGACGATATGCCAGGTAAAGAAGTTATTGTCCAAGAAAGGGACTTTTTGGGAGGAAATTGTAAAGGCCATTTTTAG gtcaaaattcGATTTGAATCCAGATGAGGACCACTATGACCAGGCGTTTAACGAAAATCATGACTGTGAGCAAATGTATCCTACGTGTAAAGGGCACGTTATGAGTAAATTGTTCAGAAATAAACTAAAGAAATAA
- the LOC136341036 gene encoding uncharacterized protein, producing the protein MWFIIVLLWNMSIILSRDCFGNLQTDIEERLNNGNRTYLSRKRRYLVFPKGSSFQLVDGRGFFVYGNTAGMAWELPSTPVFLDKKYMKKEEPQTTTTMLPHLDHPVEYGHDDWQVPSIWDNGVSGDFPGWKSKADEGPVYSWNYDTKLHSFNNYRRPVNVDSLKGSAYNQPTSNGYQGPHQQKYWPKYHNENFWNNVNNRQRSKKTGYSSQKLQRSNDVARNFIIDTQHYHNIHRRTRRELYAKFEDFFTTFTTNGRTCLLKTICQINKSSEKKGTFWEELLKIVFKVKPEGFYKDEDLYDSAANSSHNCEEMYSECEGNVLNKLIRFDFDK; encoded by the exons ATGTGGTTTATAATAGTTTTATTATGGAATATGAGCATTATTTTATCCAGGGATTGTTTCGGAAATTTACAAACCGATATTGAAGAACGCTTAAATAATGGAAATCGTACTTATTTGTCAAGGAAACGAAGATATTTGGTGTTTCCAAAAGGAAGTTCCTTCCAGTTGG TGGATGGAAGAGGGTTCTTCGTCTATGGGAATACTGCAGGTATGGCTTGGGAGTTGCCATCAACCCCGGTTTTCCTTGATAAAAAGTATATGAAGAAAGAGGAACCTCAGACAACCACTACTATGTTACCTCATTTGGATCATCCTGTGGAATATGGACACGATG attggCAGGTACCTTCGATTTGGGACAATGGTGTTAGTGGAGATTTTCCAGGCTGGAAAAGCAAAGCAGATGAAGGCCCTGTCTATAGCTGGAACTATGATACGAAGCTCCATAGCTTTAATAATTATAGACGACCTGTGAATGTAGACTCTCTCAAGGGTTCCGCCTATAACCAACCAACTTCTAACGGGTACCAAGGGCCTCATCAACAGAAATACTGGCCTAAGTATCATAATGAGAATTTCTGGAACAACGTTAATAACAGGCAGCGAAGCAA aaaaactgGGTATTCTTCACAAAAGCTTCAAAGATCGAATGATGTGGCCAGAAATTTCATCATTGACACGCAGCATTATCATAATATTCATAGGAGGACTAGGAGGGAATTATATGCCAAGTTTGAGGATTTTTTCACTAC GTTTACCACCAACGGAAGAACATGCCTCTTGAAAACcatttgccaaattaataAGTCTTCCGAGAAAAAAGGAACCTTTTGGGAGGAgctgttaaaaattgttttcaa agTGAAACCTGAGGGCTTTTACAAGGATGAAGACCTCTATGACTCAGCTGCTAATTCCAGCCACAACTGCGAAGAAATGTATTCAGAATGTGAAGGAAATGTgctgaataaattaattcgttTTGATTTCGACAAATAA
- the LOC136341081 gene encoding uncharacterized protein, whose product MTKALIVMVFLVVWNVASQELESPSTILQKDNRVLSRNKRWLVWKEGVNWVSMIFGLGIPVEVNLNSVVMGSTIKAYYLLPDNSSVFTNPSIGDYQRKRRSASRWKIYELIESYLEQNHYEDGKACLLKSICQISAIKLEERSGLLAEIVHNILTPSSTKEELEDHTNYAYHFAEKVGKQVGKCDHVFPECSVDPIHQFSRLMTV is encoded by the exons ATGACGAAAGCTCTTATAGTAATGGTTTTCCTGGTTGTCTGGAATGTTGCCTCGCAGGAGCTTGAAAGCCCTTCAACGATATTGCAGAAGGATAATAGAGTCTTATCCAGGAATAAAAGATGGTTAGTTTGGAAAGAAGGAGTGAATTGGGTGTCG ATGATTTTTGGTTTGGGAATTCCCGTTGAAGTCAACCTGAACAGCGTAGTTATGGGTTCCACAATAAAAGCTTACTATTTACTCCCAGACAACAGTTCAGTCTTTACAAATCCTTCTATAGGAGACTATCAAAGAAAAAGGCGGTCCGCCTCTCGTTGGAAGATTTATGAGCTCATTGAATCATATTTAGAACA AAACCACTATGAAGACGGTAAGGCATGTCTGCTCAAATCCATATGCCAGATATCAGCAATTAAGCTAGAAGAAAGATCTGGACTGCTCGCTGAAATCGTCCATAACATCTTAAC TCCATCATCGACAAAAGAAGAACTCGAAGATCATACCAATTACGCTTATCATTTTGCCGAGAAGGTGGGTAAACAGGTGGGAAAATGCGATCACGTTTTTCCGGAATGTTCTGTGGACCCTATTCATCAGTTTTCCAGATTAATGACCGTATGA